The Mycobacterium paragordonae genome includes a region encoding these proteins:
- a CDS encoding SDR family oxidoreductase, protein MSEKVWFITGTSRGFGRQWATAALERGDKVAATARNTASLDDLASQYGDALLPIRLDVTDRAADFAAVKHAHEHFGRLDIVVNNAGYGQFGFVEEVSEQDARDQIETNVFGALWITQAALPYLRAQRSGHIIQVSSIGGITAFPDVGIYHASKWALEGFSQALAQEVASFGIHVTLIEPGGFDTDWAGSSSRRAERLPEYAEVHAKQDEWRKQRWAAPGDPSASAAAVLKVVDAEEPPLRVFFGASPLETARADYENRLRTWEEWQPVAELAQG, encoded by the coding sequence GTGAGCGAAAAAGTTTGGTTTATCACCGGTACATCGCGGGGCTTCGGACGTCAGTGGGCCACGGCCGCACTGGAACGTGGCGACAAAGTGGCCGCCACGGCACGCAACACCGCCTCGCTGGACGACCTGGCAAGTCAGTACGGCGACGCGTTGCTGCCGATCCGGCTGGACGTCACCGACAGGGCTGCGGACTTCGCCGCCGTCAAGCACGCCCACGAGCACTTCGGGCGCCTGGACATCGTGGTCAACAACGCCGGCTACGGGCAGTTCGGTTTCGTCGAGGAGGTGTCCGAGCAGGATGCGCGCGACCAGATCGAAACCAACGTGTTCGGCGCGCTGTGGATCACCCAGGCCGCATTGCCCTACCTCCGGGCGCAGCGCAGCGGGCACATCATCCAGGTCTCGTCGATCGGCGGCATCACCGCGTTTCCCGACGTCGGCATCTACCACGCCTCGAAGTGGGCGCTGGAGGGTTTCTCGCAGGCGCTGGCCCAGGAGGTCGCATCGTTCGGCATCCACGTCACGTTGATCGAGCCCGGCGGGTTCGACACCGACTGGGCCGGATCGTCGTCCCGGCGCGCCGAACGCCTGCCGGAATATGCCGAAGTGCACGCCAAGCAGGACGAGTGGCGCAAACAGCGGTGGGCGGCCCCGGGTGACCCGTCCGCGTCAGCGGCGGCGGTGCTGAAGGTGGTGGATGCGGAAGAGCCGCCGTTGCGGGTCTTCTTCGGCGCCTCGCCGCTGGAGACGGCCCGGGCCGACTACGAGAATCGGCTGCGCACCTGGGAAGAGTGGCAACCGGTGGCTGAGCTGGCTCAGGGCTAG
- a CDS encoding demethylmenaquinone methyltransferase, giving the protein MSRADLDKDPRDVASMFDGVARRYDITNTVLSLGQDRFWRRATRSALKIGPGQKVLDLAAGTAVSTVELAKSGAWCVAADFSVGMLSAGSARDVPKVAGDATRLPFADEVFDAVTISFGLRNVADFAAGLREMARVTRPGGRLVVCEFSTPTSPLFATAYKEYLMQALPRVARAVSSNPDAYVYLAESIRAWPDQEALAQEITRAGWSAVRWRNLSGGIVALHAAYKPL; this is encoded by the coding sequence GTGAGCCGCGCCGACCTCGACAAGGATCCCCGGGACGTCGCGTCGATGTTCGACGGGGTCGCCCGCCGATACGACATCACCAATACCGTGCTGTCGCTGGGCCAGGACCGGTTCTGGCGGCGCGCTACCCGCTCGGCCCTCAAGATCGGGCCGGGGCAGAAGGTGCTGGATCTGGCGGCGGGAACGGCGGTGTCGACGGTCGAGTTGGCGAAGTCCGGGGCCTGGTGTGTGGCCGCGGATTTCTCGGTCGGCATGTTGTCCGCGGGCAGCGCTCGCGATGTGCCGAAAGTCGCCGGCGACGCGACCCGGCTGCCGTTCGCCGACGAGGTGTTCGACGCGGTCACCATCAGCTTCGGGTTGCGCAACGTGGCCGACTTTGCTGCGGGCCTGCGCGAGATGGCGCGGGTCACGCGGCCGGGCGGCCGGCTGGTGGTGTGTGAATTCTCCACTCCCACAAGCCCTTTGTTCGCCACCGCGTACAAGGAGTACCTGATGCAGGCGCTGCCGCGGGTGGCCCGCGCGGTGTCCAGCAACCCCGATGCCTATGTCTATCTGGCGGAGTCGATCAGAGCCTGGCCCGATCAGGAGGCGCTCGCGCAGGAGATCACCCGCGCGGGATGGTCAGCGGTGCGGTGGCGGAATCTGTCCGGCGGGATCGTGGCGTTGCACGCGGCGTACAAGCCGCTCTGA
- a CDS encoding DUF732 domain-containing protein → MKAFKLGAFAAMAVAAIGVAAPAQADDYDAPFNAQLHTYGIYGPQDYNAWLGKISCQRIERGVDGDPYKSATFLQRNLPRGTTQGQAFQFLGAALDHYCPEQVGFLQRAGT, encoded by the coding sequence ATGAAGGCATTTAAGCTGGGTGCTTTCGCGGCCATGGCGGTCGCCGCTATCGGAGTGGCGGCACCCGCCCAGGCCGACGACTACGACGCCCCGTTCAACGCTCAACTGCACACCTATGGCATCTACGGCCCCCAGGACTACAACGCCTGGTTGGGCAAGATCAGCTGCCAGCGCATCGAGCGCGGCGTGGACGGGGATCCCTACAAGTCGGCCACTTTCCTGCAGCGCAATCTGCCGCGGGGCACCACCCAGGGGCAGGCGTTCCAGTTCCTGGGCGCGGCGCTCGACCACTACTGCCCCGAGCAGGTGGGCTTCTTGCAGCGGGCGGGCACGTAA
- a CDS encoding class I SAM-dependent methyltransferase, giving the protein MTSPVDFQFEQAYRGESSQLGEGARPPWSIGEPQPELAALIDQGRFRGDVLDAGCGEGAISLALAELGHTTVGLDASPTAIKLAQAEAQRRGLTNASFAVADISDFDSYPAGSAGRFETIVDSTLFHSMPVELREGYQRSIVRAAAPGASYFVLVFDKAAISEGPINAVTEDELRDVVAKYWVIDDLRPARIHAQLPADVPEMPGFDAREESDGRKSVGAWLLSAHLG; this is encoded by the coding sequence ATGACTTCACCAGTGGATTTCCAGTTCGAACAGGCCTACCGGGGCGAATCCAGCCAGCTCGGCGAGGGCGCCCGCCCGCCGTGGAGCATCGGTGAACCGCAGCCGGAATTGGCCGCCCTCATCGACCAGGGCAGGTTTCGCGGTGACGTCCTGGACGCCGGCTGCGGAGAAGGCGCCATCTCCTTGGCGCTGGCCGAGCTAGGGCACACCACGGTCGGGCTGGACGCCTCCCCCACCGCCATCAAGCTGGCCCAGGCGGAAGCGCAGCGACGCGGCCTGACCAACGCAAGCTTCGCGGTCGCCGACATCAGCGACTTCGACAGCTACCCCGCTGGATCGGCCGGCCGGTTCGAGACCATCGTCGACAGCACCTTGTTCCACTCGATGCCCGTCGAGTTGCGCGAGGGCTACCAGCGGTCCATCGTGCGCGCGGCGGCGCCGGGTGCGTCGTACTTCGTGCTGGTCTTCGACAAGGCGGCGATTTCCGAGGGGCCGATCAACGCCGTCACCGAGGACGAGTTGCGTGACGTCGTCGCCAAGTACTGGGTGATCGACGACCTGCGTCCCGCGCGCATCCATGCCCAGCTGCCCGCGGACGTGCCCGAGATGCCCGGCTTCGATGCCCGCGAGGAATCCGACGGCCGCAAGTCGGTCGGCGCGTGGCTGCTCTCGGCTCATCTGGGCTGA